Proteins found in one Leptospira ellinghausenii genomic segment:
- a CDS encoding DMT family transporter: MDWILLFLAGLFEVLFAFCLGKAKDSFGNLVYYWYLGFFLSLCISMGLLIKVTKTLPIGTSYAVWTGIGAVGTVIVGIIFFKEPVEFWRLFFLSTLVVSIIGLKFLSH; the protein is encoded by the coding sequence ATGGACTGGATATTGCTGTTTCTTGCGGGTTTATTTGAAGTTCTGTTTGCCTTTTGCTTAGGGAAGGCAAAGGATTCCTTTGGTAATTTGGTTTATTATTGGTATTTAGGTTTTTTCCTTTCGCTTTGCATCAGTATGGGTTTATTGATTAAAGTTACGAAGACTCTTCCAATTGGAACAAGTTACGCAGTTTGGACTGGAATCGGGGCAGTTGGAACCGTAATTGTTGGAATTATTTTTTTCAAAGAGCCGGTGGAATTTTGGAGGCTTTTTTTCCTATCTACTTTAGTGGTATCGATTATAGGACTTAAGTTTCTTTCTCACTAA
- a CDS encoding SRPBCC family protein, translated as MGIYHKIGVKASVNEVMSALTTKLGLSNWWTKDVGGIFASGACAIGEVITFEFGHGNAIEMKVQEISPKQVIWECVSGPMDWIGSHIDFQLNLGKSTKGEEMTILYFRHHDWKRESEFTAHCSMKWATFLLSLKNLLETGKGKPAPNDIKIDEMN; from the coding sequence ATGGGAATTTATCACAAAATCGGAGTTAAAGCATCCGTTAATGAGGTAATGAGTGCATTGACCACTAAGTTAGGTTTGTCAAATTGGTGGACAAAAGATGTTGGGGGAATTTTTGCAAGCGGAGCTTGCGCTATAGGCGAGGTGATTACTTTTGAGTTTGGTCACGGGAATGCTATTGAAATGAAAGTACAGGAGATTTCACCTAAACAGGTGATCTGGGAATGTGTTTCTGGACCAATGGACTGGATAGGTTCTCATATTGATTTCCAATTGAATTTGGGAAAATCAACAAAAGGCGAAGAGATGACAATTCTTTACTTTCGGCATCATGATTGGAAAAGAGAATCTGAGTTTACTGCGCATTGTAGTATGAAGTGGGCTACGTTTCTTTTGAGTCTAAAGAATTTACTTGAAACTGGAAAAGGTAAACCCGCGCCGAATGATATTAAAATTGATGAAATGAACTGA
- a CDS encoding glutathione S-transferase family protein encodes MELYEFALSGNCYKVRLMLSLLNLKYESRIVNGPEKEHKSSSFLEMNPFGQVPVFKDNDIVLRDSQAILVYLAKAYGGNDWFPENPFEAAEIVGWLSTAVNEVSRGPSALRAHFILGRPINLEEAQAVTTSLLSVLEKRLSEFQWLATNKITIADIAMYPYIALSHQGNVSLQEYKSVQDWMSRIQNLPGYISMLGLTP; translated from the coding sequence ATGGAATTATATGAATTTGCGTTGTCTGGAAATTGTTACAAAGTAAGATTAATGTTGTCTTTGTTGAATTTAAAATATGAAAGTCGAATTGTTAATGGTCCTGAAAAAGAACATAAATCTTCTTCCTTCTTGGAGATGAATCCATTTGGCCAAGTGCCAGTATTCAAAGATAATGATATTGTTTTAAGAGATAGCCAAGCTATATTAGTATACTTAGCAAAAGCATATGGAGGAAACGATTGGTTCCCTGAGAATCCTTTCGAAGCAGCAGAAATTGTAGGGTGGTTATCTACTGCTGTAAACGAAGTTTCCCGTGGGCCAAGTGCACTACGTGCGCATTTTATTCTAGGACGTCCAATCAATTTAGAGGAAGCCCAAGCTGTAACTACTAGTCTTCTGAGTGTTTTAGAGAAACGATTATCTGAATTCCAATGGTTGGCGACAAATAAGATTACCATCGCTGATATAGCAATGTATCCTTATATTGCACTTTCTCACCAAGGAAACGTGAGTTTACAAGAATATAAATCTGTTCAAGATTGGATGAGTCGAATTCAAAATTTACCTGGTTATATCAGTATGTTAGGTTTGACTCCTTAA
- a CDS encoding YdeI/OmpD-associated family protein: MAIPNTLPIIEFLSAKSFDIWLQKNHKSSIGIWIKIFKKESGKKTITYPEALDVALCYGWIDSQKQSFDKQAWLQKFSPRKAKSIWSKINIGHVERLINEGKMKPEGLDAVEKAKADGRWEKAYDSPSKMSVPEDFLNELRKNKKATEFYKGLNKSYLYSIAFRLHTAKKEETREKRIKEIITKLANGEKLQ, encoded by the coding sequence ATGGCTATACCAAATACTTTACCAATAATAGAATTTTTGTCAGCAAAATCATTCGACATCTGGCTTCAAAAAAATCATAAAAGTTCCATTGGAATTTGGATCAAGATATTTAAAAAAGAATCAGGAAAGAAGACAATTACATATCCAGAAGCACTCGATGTGGCTCTATGTTATGGTTGGATTGATAGCCAAAAACAATCGTTTGACAAACAAGCATGGTTACAAAAATTTTCGCCAAGAAAAGCGAAAAGTATTTGGTCAAAAATCAATATAGGACATGTGGAAAGACTGATCAATGAAGGGAAAATGAAACCAGAAGGCTTGGATGCTGTCGAAAAAGCAAAAGCTGATGGTAGATGGGAAAAAGCATATGATTCGCCAAGTAAAATGTCTGTTCCTGAAGACTTTCTAAATGAACTTCGAAAGAACAAAAAAGCAACAGAGTTTTACAAAGGGCTCAATAAATCATATTTATACTCAATAGCTTTCAGGCTACATACTGCAAAAAAAGAGGAGACAAGAGAAAAACGCATAAAGGAAATCATTACAAAGTTGGCAAACGGTGAAAAACTCCAATAA
- a CDS encoding methyl-accepting chemotaxis protein: MDDKYSNLGMKKLKELIDSFGERSKEIGSVASSIQQVAKQTNLLALNASIEAARAGEHGRGFEIVANEVTKLSFQTSEATKKISEILSRINLENSEANADVLEMEKQSIIEYADLWANNIAKELESKFYIMATSLYGLKFLIQSLVHANIGMKREHLLLILQEYLIQNEQQLAYAICCEPNVIDEKDHEYQNKEGHDAKGRFVPYCHRHTGRISIEPLQGYDVTGENEWYVLPRDLGEDVMMEPYDYPIEGKTVKMTSLMTNLFLHSKFAGILGADFSLEQLQKELSPKKIFGIGTTSLVTYEGNFASHPEIDQLGSKAEGLNTEALLAIQRGESYTQIDANHLVRILKPVRIGQSKRSWSILIEFNIISVLKK, from the coding sequence ATGGATGACAAATATTCAAATTTGGGTATGAAAAAACTCAAAGAACTCATTGATTCATTTGGAGAAAGATCAAAAGAAATAGGTTCTGTTGCATCCTCTATACAACAAGTCGCAAAACAAACCAACTTACTCGCATTAAATGCATCTATTGAAGCAGCAAGAGCTGGTGAACATGGTCGAGGTTTTGAAATTGTAGCAAATGAAGTCACAAAATTGTCCTTCCAAACCTCAGAAGCCACTAAAAAAATCTCGGAAATATTATCTAGAATCAATCTAGAAAACTCAGAAGCCAATGCTGACGTACTCGAAATGGAAAAACAATCCATCATCGAATATGCAGACTTATGGGCAAACAACATTGCAAAAGAATTAGAATCAAAATTCTATATCATGGCTACCTCATTGTATGGCTTAAAATTTTTAATCCAAAGTTTGGTACACGCGAACATAGGTATGAAGCGGGAACACCTCCTACTCATCCTACAAGAATATTTAATCCAAAATGAACAACAGTTAGCTTATGCAATTTGTTGTGAGCCAAATGTGATAGATGAAAAGGATCATGAATACCAAAACAAAGAAGGCCACGATGCAAAAGGTCGATTTGTTCCCTATTGTCATCGCCATACAGGTCGGATTTCAATTGAACCTTTACAAGGTTATGATGTTACCGGTGAAAATGAATGGTATGTCTTACCTCGGGATTTAGGTGAAGACGTAATGATGGAACCTTATGACTATCCTATAGAAGGCAAAACAGTCAAGATGACAAGTCTGATGACTAATTTGTTTTTACATTCAAAATTTGCAGGGATTTTAGGAGCAGATTTTTCATTGGAACAACTCCAAAAAGAATTATCACCCAAAAAAATCTTTGGAATTGGAACTACCTCACTTGTGACCTATGAGGGTAATTTTGCTTCACACCCAGAAATTGATCAATTGGGCTCGAAAGCGGAGGGACTCAATACCGAAGCTTTACTTGCCATCCAAAGAGGAGAGTCCTATACACAAATTGACGCAAACCATTTGGTTCGAATTTTAAAACCAGTGCGGATTGGCCAAAGCAAACGTTCCTGGAGTATCCTCATCGAATTCAATATTATTTCTGTTTTGAAAAAGTAA
- a CDS encoding acyl-CoA thioesterase, with protein MNQIFRKTLSTRHFDLDWNRHVTSRTYERFAYDARCEVLREFGYSIELMLNTNISYVPGSTNVRFLNQQFVNSEMTVESEVYGMNDGTLLWKQSIVGPNGKKACEIETTSTLVKDGNNIKIPELPKLTVTPYQFTIHPKPTNQNIVEHDYYIPFSDMNCFWNLPSDSIWKIFEEGRFLFFKEIVDLNLIKETDSTTFFMGGEIQIYKPIDPGTHVKILSWIESFEKIRFYFRQDILDSKGNLLASMKDEQLFVSLSNSRPRRAPAAFFDKIERFIE; from the coding sequence ATGAATCAAATTTTCCGAAAAACCTTATCCACTCGACACTTTGATTTGGATTGGAATCGACATGTCACAAGTCGAACCTACGAACGGTTCGCATATGATGCACGATGCGAAGTTTTAAGAGAATTTGGTTACTCCATCGAACTAATGTTAAATACTAATATTAGTTATGTACCTGGTTCAACTAATGTAAGATTCCTCAATCAACAATTTGTAAATTCCGAAATGACTGTTGAATCAGAAGTTTATGGTATGAATGATGGAACTCTCTTATGGAAACAATCCATTGTTGGTCCCAATGGCAAAAAAGCATGTGAAATTGAAACAACCTCAACATTGGTGAAGGATGGAAATAACATTAAAATTCCGGAGCTTCCCAAATTAACTGTCACTCCCTATCAATTTACGATCCACCCCAAACCAACAAATCAAAACATTGTGGAACATGATTATTACATTCCTTTCAGTGATATGAATTGTTTTTGGAATTTACCTTCTGATTCCATTTGGAAAATATTCGAAGAGGGACGTTTCCTGTTTTTTAAAGAAATTGTAGATCTCAATTTGATCAAAGAAACTGACTCTACTACTTTTTTTATGGGCGGTGAAATACAGATCTATAAACCAATAGATCCAGGAACGCATGTTAAAATCTTAAGTTGGATCGAAAGTTTTGAAAAAATCCGTTTTTATTTTAGACAAGATATTTTAGATTCAAAAGGAAACTTATTAGCAAGCATGAAAGACGAACAGCTGTTTGTTTCTCTTTCAAACTCAAGACCAAGACGAGCACCTGCTGCATTTTTTGACAAAATAGAAAGATTTATTGAATGA
- a CDS encoding LIC_13387 family protein, with product MRPKWKLYSALGLMVFFLIGLTIEILTRKNVANKKTILTMETTYVELPNGLSNHTIDEFYQGMSLALDASILLEICIFVLSLSDTKLTPSSKAFLLVIVIFWTATISALSFLYIFPVPTITFLLTSFFLIGEWHQNQLLTNSD from the coding sequence ATAAGACCAAAATGGAAACTTTATTCAGCACTAGGACTAATGGTATTTTTCCTCATTGGACTCACAATTGAAATTCTAACAAGAAAAAACGTAGCAAATAAAAAAACAATACTTACTATGGAAACAACTTATGTCGAACTACCGAATGGTCTTTCCAATCATACAATTGATGAATTTTATCAGGGAATGAGTTTAGCTTTGGATGCTTCAATCCTTCTTGAAATTTGTATTTTTGTGTTAAGTTTATCTGACACAAAATTAACACCTTCTTCCAAGGCCTTTTTATTAGTAATTGTCATTTTTTGGACCGCGACCATTTCGGCATTGAGTTTTCTATATATCTTTCCTGTTCCAACAATCACTTTCCTACTAACTTCATTCTTTTTAATAGGTGAATGGCATCAGAATCAACTTCTAACAAATTCCGACTAA
- a CDS encoding ABC transporter ATP-binding protein, which yields MLDTFFRIIQSSKIAFRLAYHSSPTLTLLITILTILNGLFPSTLVWIGKLIIDSILHSKITSGNWYDLFYSETATYVYFEGIITVIYFGAQKLYFLCTTLLRIKLGQEVNERILSKAITLELSQFENSETYDQMTQARSEASSKPLSMVNRFFTIAQSSITIVSFFGLLVKLSPLASIILIIAAIPTFIAETKFSNHNFRLFRWKAKETREQVYLETLMAREDNAKEILLFNLGKEFLNRYKNNFQKIYAEDKKLTVKKSVVSFFLGLISQLAFYGSYIWIVSLALQKQITLGEMTMYLVIFRQGQSTFANALSAFGGIYEDHLYIDNLMEFLNLPVPKKIGIHKSTNTKTGIVFDQVSFLYPGSTKDSLTDISFEIPAGEKLAIVGENGSGKTTLIKLLTRLYSPTKGNIYLDGINLVDWEEESLRERFGVIFQNFVQYQFKVGDNIGMGDVKQIQSESQWMSAAKLGMAHEFVTRLDLGYQTRLGKWFQDGRELSGGQWQKIALSRAFMRSKADILILDEPTSAIDAEAEMKVFEHFREHTMGKTVILISHRFSTVRMADKILVLEQGRKTEWGDHETLLTKKGKYEKLFRLQQAGYQ from the coding sequence ATGTTGGATACTTTTTTCCGTATCATTCAATCATCCAAAATAGCGTTTCGGCTCGCTTACCATAGCTCCCCTACTTTAACTTTACTCATTACAATTTTGACCATCTTAAATGGATTATTTCCTTCAACTTTGGTCTGGATCGGAAAACTCATCATCGATTCCATCTTACATTCAAAAATTACATCCGGTAATTGGTATGACCTATTTTATTCTGAAACTGCAACATATGTTTACTTTGAAGGAATCATCACTGTCATCTATTTTGGAGCACAAAAGTTATACTTTCTTTGTACAACCTTACTACGGATTAAACTTGGCCAAGAAGTCAATGAAAGAATCCTTTCAAAAGCAATCACCTTAGAACTTTCCCAATTTGAAAATTCAGAAACTTACGATCAGATGACCCAAGCAAGATCAGAGGCTTCTTCAAAACCTCTATCGATGGTAAATCGATTCTTTACGATCGCACAGTCCTCAATCACTATAGTTAGTTTTTTTGGATTACTTGTAAAACTTTCTCCATTGGCCTCAATCATTTTAATCATAGCTGCTATTCCAACTTTCATAGCTGAAACAAAGTTCTCAAATCATAATTTCAGACTCTTTCGATGGAAAGCAAAAGAAACTAGAGAACAAGTTTATCTAGAAACACTAATGGCAAGAGAAGATAACGCAAAGGAAATTTTACTATTTAACTTAGGTAAGGAATTTTTAAATCGTTACAAAAACAATTTTCAAAAAATATATGCAGAAGATAAGAAACTAACTGTTAAAAAAAGTGTTGTGAGTTTTTTCTTAGGGCTAATCAGCCAGTTGGCATTTTATGGATCTTACATTTGGATTGTAAGTCTTGCCTTACAAAAACAAATCACTCTTGGCGAAATGACAATGTATTTAGTAATATTTCGCCAAGGACAATCTACATTTGCAAACGCGTTATCAGCATTTGGTGGAATTTACGAAGACCATTTGTATATCGATAACCTTATGGAGTTCTTAAACTTACCAGTTCCGAAAAAAATTGGCATTCATAAAAGTACAAATACCAAAACTGGCATCGTATTTGACCAAGTATCATTTTTATATCCAGGATCCACAAAAGATTCACTAACAGATATTAGTTTCGAAATTCCAGCTGGTGAAAAACTAGCAATCGTTGGAGAAAATGGATCGGGAAAAACTACCTTAATCAAATTGTTGACTCGTTTGTATTCACCTACTAAAGGGAATATTTATTTGGATGGAATCAATCTTGTTGATTGGGAAGAAGAATCATTAAGAGAACGATTTGGAGTTATCTTTCAAAATTTTGTCCAATACCAATTTAAGGTTGGTGACAATATTGGAATGGGAGATGTAAAACAAATTCAATCAGAATCACAATGGATGAGTGCTGCAAAATTAGGGATGGCTCACGAATTTGTCACTCGTTTGGATTTGGGATACCAAACACGTTTAGGAAAATGGTTCCAAGATGGTAGAGAACTTTCTGGCGGGCAATGGCAAAAGATTGCTTTGTCTAGAGCATTTATGAGATCAAAAGCTGACATTTTAATATTGGATGAACCAACTTCTGCTATTGATGCGGAAGCAGAAATGAAAGTGTTCGAACACTTTCGAGAACACACAATGGGGAAAACAGTCATTCTGATTTCTCATCGATTTTCAACCGTAAGAATGGCGGATAAAATTCTAGTTTTAGAACAAGGTAGAAAAACGGAATGGGGAGATCACGAAACCTTACTTACGAAAAAGGGAAAATATGAAAAACTATTTCGATTGCAACAGGCAGGATATCAATAA
- a CDS encoding integrase core domain-containing protein has product MPEKANNPNHVWTVDFKGWWYTPEREKVNPLTVCDDFSKYILSIKTLKKGDIPSVKAEFTRLFSIYGLPDVIRSDNGPPFASMQSLWGLTKLSVWWLSLGIKLDRIQPGKPYQNGAHERMHRDMARELQHEIVGNITLFQKLFDKWRIDFNRNRPHEALAMKTPEQVYVKSNKLFDPNADLLISYPYGFKQRQVNDRGYINYNGNLIMVGNPFNGFNVGIKKENDSVSIWFGSNKLGLIDQNLFLIISDPNSYKVHKPRNLTKKCYPSPDA; this is encoded by the coding sequence ATGCCAGAGAAAGCTAACAATCCTAACCATGTTTGGACTGTTGACTTCAAAGGTTGGTGGTACACTCCTGAACGTGAAAAAGTGAACCCTCTCACTGTTTGTGATGATTTCTCCAAATACATTCTCTCTATCAAGACTCTTAAGAAAGGCGACATTCCTTCCGTAAAAGCTGAATTTACTAGGTTATTCTCTATCTACGGATTACCTGATGTCATTCGCTCTGACAATGGGCCTCCTTTCGCCTCTATGCAGTCCCTTTGGGGACTCACTAAACTCTCTGTTTGGTGGCTCTCTCTTGGAATTAAGCTCGATCGCATACAACCTGGCAAACCTTACCAGAATGGCGCTCATGAGCGCATGCATAGGGACATGGCTCGCGAATTACAACATGAGATTGTGGGAAACATCACCCTCTTCCAAAAACTCTTCGACAAATGGAGAATCGATTTTAACAGAAATAGACCTCATGAAGCTCTTGCTATGAAGACTCCTGAACAAGTCTATGTGAAATCTAACAAACTATTCGATCCAAATGCTGATTTACTCATTTCTTATCCTTATGGGTTCAAACAAAGGCAAGTCAATGATAGAGGTTATATCAATTACAATGGAAACCTCATTATGGTTGGTAATCCATTTAACGGATTCAATGTGGGAATCAAAAAAGAAAACGATTCCGTTTCCATTTGGTTCGGTTCTAATAAACTAGGTCTCATCGATCAAAATTTATTCTTGATCATTTCTGATCCTAACTCATACAAAGTTCATAAACCAAGAAACTTAACCAAAAAGTGTTACCCCTCTCCTGACGCTTAA
- a CDS encoding pseudouridine synthase, translating to MPKERLDKVLGNFGLGSRSDVKKEIYQGNVKVNGIVVKDPGFKITLNDVVVFYDETLIRKDFYYFMMNKAPDCITATEDPREKTVMDYLSERHQNMNLFPVGRLDKETEGLLLFTTDGTLAHYYTSPKHFVEKEYYAEISEPVTKEDILSFETGIELDDGYKTIPARLAIPDETKPHIVTVWLKEGKYRQIRRMFQSLGKEVLYLKRVKMGNLKLDPSIPIGSYRELTEEEEALLKQKIPIIQ from the coding sequence ATGCCGAAGGAAAGATTGGATAAAGTTCTAGGAAATTTTGGATTAGGATCTAGGTCCGATGTAAAAAAGGAAATTTACCAAGGTAATGTCAAAGTAAATGGAATCGTTGTTAAAGACCCCGGTTTTAAGATCACATTAAATGATGTTGTTGTATTTTATGACGAAACTTTGATTCGCAAAGATTTTTATTATTTCATGATGAATAAAGCTCCCGATTGTATCACTGCTACAGAAGACCCTCGGGAAAAGACTGTGATGGATTATTTAAGTGAAAGGCATCAAAACATGAATTTGTTTCCTGTTGGAAGATTGGATAAAGAAACAGAAGGGCTTTTGCTTTTTACCACAGATGGAACTTTGGCTCATTATTATACTTCTCCAAAACATTTTGTTGAGAAAGAATACTATGCAGAAATTTCAGAACCAGTAACAAAAGAAGACATCTTAAGTTTTGAAACCGGAATAGAGTTAGATGATGGATACAAAACAATTCCTGCTCGTCTGGCTATTCCTGATGAAACAAAACCTCATATAGTCACTGTTTGGTTAAAAGAAGGGAAGTATCGTCAAATCAGGAGGATGTTCCAAAGTTTGGGCAAAGAAGTTTTGTATTTGAAACGAGTAAAAATGGGTAATTTAAAGTTAGATCCGTCAATTCCTATAGGTAGTTACCGGGAGTTAACAGAAGAAGAAGAAGCCCTGCTCAAACAAAAAATACCGATCATTCAATAA
- a CDS encoding ArsR/SmtB family transcription factor has protein sequence MVEYKKNERILNKVFAALADHTRRQMLARLRKGSLSISELAEPFAMSFAGVAKHIEVLTEAKLVRKFRSQEDGRSYRLELENQTLSEASNWILYHQEFWTNKLARLEAFLEEKEHEPPSNKIRKRN, from the coding sequence ATGGTTGAATATAAGAAAAATGAACGAATTTTGAATAAGGTGTTTGCTGCGCTTGCTGACCATACAAGAAGACAAATGTTGGCAAGGCTTAGAAAGGGTTCTTTGAGTATTTCGGAACTTGCTGAACCATTTGCGATGTCGTTTGCTGGAGTCGCAAAACACATCGAAGTTTTGACAGAAGCAAAATTGGTTCGAAAATTTCGTTCACAAGAAGACGGGCGAAGTTATCGATTGGAGCTTGAAAACCAAACATTATCGGAAGCAAGTAATTGGATACTGTATCACCAAGAGTTTTGGACAAATAAATTAGCAAGGTTAGAGGCATTTTTAGAGGAGAAGGAACATGAGCCCCCAAGTAATAAAATTAGAAAGAGAAATTAA
- a CDS encoding SRPBCC family protein, whose protein sequence is MSPQVIKLEREINADLNRIFQAWLNADHLSRWFLSGENISIESVFIDPRPGGKFTINMSLDGKIFPHTGEYITIEEPHKLVFTWCSHATDNRETLVTVTLKDISKKTSDTNVTANQPRTLVTLVHEKLISDIEIKNHNHGWTNVLEALDLWFRD, encoded by the coding sequence ATGAGCCCCCAAGTAATAAAATTAGAAAGAGAAATTAATGCAGATCTAAATCGAATTTTTCAAGCATGGTTAAATGCAGATCATCTTTCGCGTTGGTTTTTGTCCGGGGAAAATATTAGCATTGAATCTGTTTTTATCGATCCAAGACCTGGCGGAAAATTTACAATTAACATGAGTTTAGATGGAAAAATATTCCCACATACAGGCGAATATATAACCATTGAAGAGCCACACAAATTAGTATTTACTTGGTGTTCTCATGCAACAGATAACAGGGAAACACTAGTTACTGTTACATTAAAAGACATATCGAAAAAAACAAGTGATACAAATGTAACAGCGAATCAGCCAAGAACATTAGTAACCTTGGTACATGAAAAATTAATCAGCGATATCGAAATTAAAAACCATAATCATGGGTGGACAAATGTATTGGAAGCCTTAGATCTTTGGTTTCGTGACTAG
- a CDS encoding MepB family protein produces MFPNYLVNIQKHLFNPLELKIENIIIEKESKNYNACSFNCNNKKVIFRTANHTPKKNGLFVTLWKRSNSGPIEPYQYKDFFNLSIIETIHNDHIGYFLFNKEILDEKGILFGKQKGKLGFRVYPRWDNPNNKQGILTQKWQSPFFIEIKDRIMADHYLKILSEIFIK; encoded by the coding sequence ATGTTCCCAAATTATTTAGTTAACATTCAAAAACATCTTTTTAATCCATTAGAATTGAAAATCGAAAACATTATCATTGAAAAAGAGAGCAAAAACTACAATGCTTGTAGTTTCAATTGTAACAATAAGAAGGTGATTTTTCGAACAGCAAATCATACTCCTAAGAAAAATGGCCTTTTTGTTACTCTATGGAAAAGAAGTAATAGTGGACCTATCGAACCGTATCAATATAAAGACTTTTTCAATCTCTCAATCATTGAGACAATTCATAATGATCATATTGGATATTTTTTATTTAACAAAGAAATTTTAGATGAAAAAGGAATCCTTTTTGGCAAACAGAAAGGGAAATTAGGGTTCAGAGTTTATCCTAGATGGGATAATCCAAATAACAAACAAGGAATATTAACGCAAAAGTGGCAATCGCCTTTTTTCATTGAAATAAAAGATAGAATTATGGCTGACCATTATCTTAAGATTTTATCAGAGATTTTTATAAAATAA